GTCCACCCCACTGCAGGAGTTGCTGCGCTAGGGCGCGGTCCACACCCAACTCACAATGCGGCACTCTGTCGGGCTGTTCCCGCCGCAGCGCGGCCGCCACTCTCTCTCGAGACGTCATGTCCGCCATGTGCTTCTCCTATCTTCAGGGAGTCCGACCGCTGGGACGCAGACGCGGAGAGGGGGAGACACGGAGACACGGAGAGGGGGAGAGGGGGAGATGGTGAGACGCGGAGAGAGGGAGACTGCCCCCTGGTCGTAGCGTCTCGGTATCTCCCCCTCTCCGCGTCTCCCCCTCTCCCCCTCCCCAATGGCCACGGGTGCCGCCCCGCTAAGTCTGGCCCAGGCCCGTCAGGTACTCTAGCATGTAGCGGAGAATCAGGCACAGCGACAGCGCCCCCGGATCGGGGTGGCCGAGGGAGCGCTCGCCCAACGTCTTGGCCTTGCCGATTCTAGCCACCATGCTCTTGGTCGCCTCCACCCCCGACCAGGCGGCTTCGCCAGCCGCGCGCAAAGCCTCCGGCAGGGGCGCCTCCCGGTTCGACCGGGCCGCTTCGGCCGCGGGTGCCAGGGCGTCCACGACCGTCTTGTCGCCCGGCGCCGCCTTCCCCCGCCTCTGTACCGCCGTCAAGGCCTCTTCCAGGAAGTCGGCCAGCCCGGCAGCGTCCAGTGTCTCTCTCCCCCTCAGGGCCGCCGCTCCTGCGCGGAATAGAGTGCCGAAGATGGCCCCGGCGGCCCCGCCCACCGAGGTGAGCAGGGCCGTTCCCGCGGCCTGAAGGGCATCGCCGGGGAGGTCGATCTCGGCACTCCGCAGTCTGGCCGCCACCGCAGCGAAGCCCCGGGCCATGCCCACGCCGTGATCGCCGTCGCCCACGGCCCGGTCCGCCTGGGTGAGAAGGTCGGCGGTCTCCTGCATCCGGGCGGCTACGTGCAGGAGCATGTCTCTTGTCTGGGCTGCGGTCAGCCCTGTCACCGGGCTCATCTCCTGCTAAGGCCCAACGAAGAGCAAGGCGCATCGTAGTAGGCTTTGAGTTCCTCATCCAGCCGCAGCAGGGTGAGGGAGAACCCGGCCATTTCCTGGCAGGTGCAGAAGCTGCCCACCACGGTGTCGTGCGCCTGCAGGCCCTCGCGCGCCAGGACCTGGTGGGCCCTCCTGCAGGCCACCAGGAGCTCCATCCAGGTAGTGGAGCCCAGGTCGTTCACCAACAGGCACACTTCGTCGCCGGGGCGAAACAGCCGGCTCTCGAGCCGCCCGGCGGGCGGGTCCGCCAGGATCCTCTCCAGCATCTGGTCCACCAGCGCATCGGCGAGCATCATCGGGCCGCGGGCCACCCCGGGCTCGCCGTGGAGGCCCATGCCGATCTCGATCTCGTCCTCGCCCAGCTCGAAAGTGGGCTCGCCGGTCTCGGGGATGGACCCGGCGGCCACGGCCACCCCCATGGAGCGAGTGTGGTCGCGGGCCTTGGCCGTCACCCGTGCTACCTCGCCCAGCTCGCCGAGGGCGGCAGCGGCGGCTCCGGCCACCTTGATGACGAACAGATCGCCCGCGATCCCGCGGCGATCCTCCAGGCGTTCCGGTGGAGCGGCGGCGACGTCGTCCCATACGCGCACCGTCTCCACCCGGATGCCCTCCTCCATCGCCAGCTCGGCGGCGATGTCGAAGTTCATGTTGTCGCCAGCGTAGTTGCCGTAGAGGTAGAGGACGCCGGCGCCCCGGTGGACGGCGCGGGTGGCGGCCAGGATGACGTCCGGGGTGGGAGCGGCGAAGACGTGCCCGCAGGCGGCTCCGTCGGCCAGGTTGTCGCCGATGAAGGCGGGGAAGAGGGGCTCATGGCCGCTGCCGCCGCCGATGAGGAGGGCCACCTTGCCCTCGGGAATGTGGGCTTTGGCCAGGGCGCCGGTGGGCTCGAGCAGGCGCATTGAGCCGCCATAGGCGGCGACCAGCCCCTCCAGAAGCTCCGGCACCGCGCGGGAGGGATCGTTGAGGATCTTCTTGGCTCTAGGCATATGGGGCCTCCTGAAACGTGAGACGTGAGGAGTGACAGGCGCCCAGCGGCGCCTGGAGGTTCACGGGTCACTTGTCACGCGTCACGCATCATCCTCTCCGCCTGCTCCGGCGTCGCTCCCCGATGCACCACCTCTGCCAGCGCCTGCACCATCCGCCGTGGGTTCTGGGACTGCCACACGTTGCGGCCGAAGGTCACGCCGGCCCCGCCGGCCGCGACCACGTTGTAGGCCATGGTGAGGGCCTCCAGAGGAGTGTCGCACCGGGCGCCGCCGGCGGCCACCACCAGCGCCGGGGCGGCTGCCTCTACCACCTGGGCGAAGCTCTCCGCCGACCCGGTGTAGAAAGTCTTGATCACGTCCACTCCCAGCTCCATGGCCAGCCGAGAGGCGTACGCCACCCGGGCGGCGGTGTAGCGCTCCTCGGGCGGGACCAGGCTGCCGTTGGGGTAGGCGTGCACTACCACCGGCATCCCCACCGCCTCGGCCTCGCGCACCAGCGCCGCCAGGCCTTCCAGCAGCTGGGGCTGCTCCGGGCTGCCCACCGTCAGGGCCATGGCGATGGCGTCGGCTCCCAGCCGGAGGGCGTCCTCCATGTGGCTCACCCACACGTCCCGTTCGGGATGGTAGGGGGACAGGGTGGAGGACTTAAGGATGAGAGCGATGCGCCCGGCATAGGGCTCGAAGCAGCGCTCGGCCGTGCCCTTCATCAGCAGTAGAGCGTCCGGCCCTCCCCCCGCCACCTGCGCTATGGCCGCCCGGATGTCCTCCAGCCCGGGCAGGACCCCATAGCTAGGCGCGTGGTCCAGCGCTACGGTGAACACGCGCCCGGAGTCTTGGTTGAGCAGCCTTCCCATCCGAACCAACTTGCCCAGCGGGGCCATGCTCGTCTCTCCTTCTTGCATTGGGCAGTAGGTGGCCTAGCCCTTGACCGCCGTCAGAGGAGGACCATGGTCCAGCGGCGCCTGCAGCTCCAGAGGCGAACCGGGACTCTACCCACCGGATGGCATCCACGTACGGTCTACCTCTCCGCCGGTGATGGGCCAGGCAGCGCTATCATGCCTGCTGGGAGGGTTCCGGACAAGGCGGGGCCCCCATCGCGCGCGCTGCTCGTCGTCATCGCCGGCCGCCCACCAGAGGGACAGCAGGCCGGCTCTCGGCTGCACCCGGTAAGCCTGTTGGGCAGACGCTTCCGGCAGCGTGCCATGCGTCTCTCCCGCAAGCCCAGGGAATGTCGCGGCCGGCCCCGTAGCTGGGCCTCACGCCGCTCAACCTTGGTCGCCCAGGCGCAGGGTCTGGGACACCTGCTGGCGGAAGTTCAGGTACATCAGCGCAGCCACAGCGGCGCCGAGCACCAGGGCGGAGGCTGCTCCCACTGCGCCGATATCCAGCCAGGCGACACGGGGCACAAAGGGTGGCACCGGCGCCGACGCGTCTTCCGTGAGCTGGAAGTAGGGCACGAACACGAGAGAGGCAGCCACCCCCAACGTGGCCCCACCCGCTGTGCCGTAGACGACCACGGCCAGGAACTCGACAGCCGAGGTGGCTACCAGTTGGCCGGCACTGAAGCCAATGGCCCGCATCATGGCGAAGCGCTGCACCCGGGTCGCAAGCGACTCCCACACGTGGAGGAGCAGCCCCGCGATGGCCAGGGCCCCGGCGGCCATGAACCCCAGCGACAGCACTCCGTACACCGCCGCCCGTTCCAGGGAACCTTGGCTCCGCGCCAGCATGCCTCCCAGATCGCGAACACTCCCGGGGACCACACCTCGCTCCACCAGCGCCGGCCGCAGGCGGTCGGCGTCCATGCCCGGAGCCAGGGTGAGCCATGCGTGCCAGATGAGCTCGCCCCCCACCGTCCGCTCCAGGTACTCGAGGTTGGTCACTACCACCGGCGGCCAGCCGGGCAGCATAGTGGGGAAGTGGTCGAAGACGCCCACGATGGTGAACTCCAGCTGTCGGCGCAGGTACCCGAAGCTTGTCTCTAGCCGGGTGGTATCCCCCAGCGAGAGGCCGGTCTGGGCCAGGAAGCTACTAGGCACCAGGATGCCATCCGAGTGCAGGGCCAACTGGTTCATGAGAGCCCCCAGCGACTCGGGGGCGTAGTCCGGACGCCAGTGGACGACCCGCTGGAAGCCCAATCTTTCTACGGCCAGCATCTGGAGGGCTATCCGACCAGGCACGCCCGGCGCCGAGTACTCGGCCCGGAACTCGCCCACCCGGGTGCCATCCTCTACGCCGGGTATCTCCAGATACGCGCTCAGAGGAAGGGTGACTGGCTGGCCGTCCTCTCTGGCCAGAGGGAGAAAGGTGAGGTCAGAGCCGGAGCGGTACTCCAGGCGCTCGACGAACCAGAGGTCGGCGCTGGCAGCTAGGGAAGCCTGGAAAGAGCCCACCGCCAGGCACAGAACCACCAGGAGCAGCGAGCCGGCATAGTGGCCGCCCTCGCGCCCGAGGCTGCGCAACCCCACGTAACCCGGCAAGGACAGAAATCGGGCCACGACGGCGTCGCCGAGACGGGCCAGCAGAGGGAAGACTCCGGCCAGAAGCACCGCGCCAGCGAGGAAGAACAGAGTGGGCGCCAGGAACACCAGCGGCTCGTGAAGGGGGCTGCCGGAGGCGTCCCACGACAGCATGCCCAGGGTGCCCCGCTGGTCGAGTTCCCACCAGGCATAGGCGGCTGCCGGGATCAGGAGCGCCAGGAGCCCAGCCCGCAGCCAGCGCGGCGATGCGGGTGGGCGGGAGCGGCGGCGACCGTGCTCGGCGACGCCTATGGTGCCCGCTGCCCAGGCCGAGGCCACATGAGCGACGATGATGAGGCCAACCGCCGCCGCCAGTACGCCCCGGTCCAGTCCTCGCAACCCGCCTTCGGGTAGGGCTCGGTGGCTGAAAGCGAGGAAGCCGCGACACTGACCCGCCAGGCGAGAGAGGAAGTAGCCGGTCCCCAGGCCCAGAGGCAGGCCGACCCCGGCCAGCACCGCCCCTTCTGCCAGAGCGATGCTGAGCAGGTGCAGGCGACTGGCCCCCCGGCTGGCCAGCACTGCCGTCTCCGCCAACTGCTGACGGGCGCCTGCCACCGAGATGAGCGCCAGCGAGAGGTAGAGAAGAGTGATCACGGGCAAGCTCAAGCCGTAGAGCATGGTGACCAGCATAGTCTTGCGCCGGTGGGCCGTCTGAAGCGGCTCCAGCGGCGACAGGTCCAGCCCGGGACGAGGTAGCCGGGCGCCTGCCACCAGGCGAACCCGCTCCAGGCCCCGGGCGTAGCCATCCACTCGATCCAGCTCGATCCGGTTGTCGTCGAGGACGTAGTACCAGAAAGCGAACCCGATTCCCTCCTCCACCGCCGGCTCCACGAACCGGCGGTATGCCAGCTGCGTGGTGAGGAAGTGGAAGCGCAGCGACTGCTCTGGATCGGAGTACCAGAAACCGCTCGAGCTCTCCTTTGGCCGCCAGACTCCGGCGATGCGGATGGGGATCATGCTTCTCAGCCCGGATGCCGAGTACGACAGGTGGTGCGTGTCCCCCACGTTCAGGCCCAGCTGCGCCGCCAGGCGCTCCTGCACCCATACAGCCAGGTGAGAATCATCCGGGGAGACCTGGAAGGGCTCTCCCTGCGTCACTTCGAGGTGATCCTCGGCGCCGGGCACGAAGGCAACGTTGAAGGGGGTGCCATACCCGGCTGGCTCCGACTCGCTTCCCCGGGGAACGAAGCGCACGGCCGGGCTGTCTACCTGGTGGTAACGGTGGGCGACAGGTAGTCCGATCTCCCGTTCGGTTAGCTGTCTCAGCCAGGCCTCTAGCTGGTCCGCCTGGACGGCGCTCATGGGCCAGTCGGCCGTGGGGAGGGAGTAGTAGCGCAGGCTGAAGAGAGCCCGTCCGGTGCTCCCGGCGGCGCCCTCCAGCTCCTCCAGCAGCACCTGGCGGGCGGCCAACTCGGCGAAGACGGGGATGGAGACGATCAGGCCAAGGGTAATGCTCACCCCCAGGAGCGACAGGGCGGCGAATCCGGGCCGGGCCCGCAAGCGGCTCCACGCCAGCTTGATCGCCAGGAGGGCGTAGGTCCCCATCCGAGCTACAAGCATAGTCTGCCGGCCGAGGCACTGCCGCCCTGGCCGCCACGCTTGTCGTCTGGCCTCATCCGCCCGGCCGACCCCCTAGCACTCGGGCGATTCGGGCCTCCATATCGGCAGCCTGAGCCGCCGTCAGGGCGCCCATCACCATGTGGCAGCTCCACGTCCCTCCCGGGCCCAGGACCTTGATGTTGCCCTTGGCCTTCTCGGCCGCATAGCCCTCCGGCTCGGCAGTGGCAGGCAGCACGATCCCCAGGGCGTCCTGGTCTGGGGTGCGGCAGATCCAGCGAATCCCCTTGTCCAGCTGCTCCGGGCGGTGAGCCACGTAGTCGGCATAGCCATCGGGATGCACCTGCATGGTGTGCGCCCACCCCTCCTCGTCGGCCAGGTAATCGAGGGTGAGCACCGCCTCCGGGTCGTACGGGAGATCGGGCGAGAGGACGTTGTGCAGGGTCGGGTCGGCCTGCAGCCGATCCAGGAACTCCCGATATCCCGGCGGGACCTGCACGTGCGACGGGATGCTCCGGCGGACCCGGGCATGTTCGGGCGTGCAGGGGGCCGTGTACACCAGCCGCCCATAGTCCACGGGGCGGAAGTTGATGTGCGCCAGATACATGAGCTCCATGTCGGTGTTCTTCAGGTTGGTCACCGAGAACTCCGAACGCAAGAGGGTGGAACCGGAGTAGAGCTTCAGCAGTGGCACCGCCACGTAGTTGTGGTTGAAGGCTACCGTGTGCTGGTACTCGCCGCTCAGGCCCAGGTAGCGCCCGTGCTCATCCTCGCCCGCTACTAGCCAGGCCTTCTGATAGGGCGCGTTGGGCAGTTCCCCGTGCAGAGGATGCGTGTCCTTCTCACTGGGGACTCCCATGGCGGTGACCCCACAGTGGAGGAGGAATCCGCCGTAGTTGGACAGATAGTCCCGCGTAGCCCGTGGATCGCTGAACATGGAGCGCATGGTGAGCTCGCGCCCAGCGAAGTTAGCGGACCATACCTGCTGGCCCTGGAAGGGCAGGAGCACCACCTCGCCCAGGTCGTTTCTCAGCCGTAGCCCCTCCACCCCGCTATCGTACCGCCAGATGGAAGCGGTCAGGTCATCGCTCTGCAGCAGCGCTCTCTCACTCTCTCCGAAGAACCTGGGCTCTAGCTGTACTGCGAAGTCATTTGCCATGTTACCTCCTTTGCCTGCCCCGAGCCTGCCCTGCCGGCTACGGGGAGAAGCAATCTACCTCGCGCGATATCCGCCGAACGGTCTCTAGTTCACCGTCCGGGGGCACCTGATCGGCCACTCCGAGGGCGAATCGCCCCTCCCGCCCCAGCACCGTCATCGCCCGGCGGACGTGCTCCTGGATCTCGGGCCAGCGGCAGTGGGGAGCGAACATGGCCCCCGGCATGCCCCCGATGACGATGCACTCCGGCCCCACCGCCGAGCGAATCTCCTCGAAGCCCATGTCCCCTACCGGTGCCGGAGTGACCGCCTCCACGAAGTCCAGTCCCGCCTGGGGCAGCTGGTGCAGCAGGCCCCGGAGAGTGCCGTCAATGTGTACTCCCACCTTCTTGCCTGCCGCGTGGAGCTGAGCCGCCCTTTCCTGATAATACTCCAAGCTGTAGCGACGGAAGAAGGAAGCCTGTACCGTGGCCGACAAGTTGTCCCCGATCTCGATCACGGCGCCCGGCGAGTGGGCGAGCAGCTCGTAGTAGCTGTCTTGGGCCTGCCGCAGCCGCGTGATGGATCGCTCCACCTCGAGGGGCTCGTCCGCCACCAGATAGGTGAACCCCTCCACTCCGGCCCACTCGGCCACCAGGGCAGCCAACGGCGTCCGCGCCGTGCCGATGAAAGGGTACCCCATATCACCCCACTCCCTCTCGCTCTGATGGAATCCCTCGTAGCTGGCCTGGTAGCGAGCCCCCTCGGCCCAGGCGCAGACCGCCTCCAGATCCCGAACGGTCTTCACCGGCCACTCCACTGGCGCCAGCGAGCCGCCCTCGATGCCGCGGTACACGGCCCTCAGGGTGCCGGCCGGCGTGTGCCACACCCGGCGCACCAGGTCGCCCTCGGCCTGCTCCTCGTAGTGGAAGAGGTCGGGATCGCGGTATACCCGCACCACCGGCCTCACGTAGAAGGTGCGGCCGGCCCCGGTATCCTCGTGCAGCCGCTGCAGCCCGGCCTCGCCTCGATAGCGGGGCGGCAGCGTGCCCAGCGCCGACCGCCCCGACTGCCAGTAGGTGAGGTCGGCCACCCACGGTATCCGCTCTGGCCGCCTTCCGGCGAACAGGTCGAGCAAGCGCTGCCTCTGAGAAGGCAGGCTGGCCTCCGCTGCACCCACTATCCGCCCTCCCGGCAGCACCTTGCGCTGTCCCATCTTCGGGCGCCCTGCGCGTTCATCCCGCCCCCGCTCACGCCAGAGCCGCGGCCTGGCGCGCCTGCATGAACTCGGTGCCGCGGGCGAGCAACGCGCTCACGAGGGCATCGAGCTGCTCGACGGCGTAGGGGCCGCAGTTCTTGACGATGAACGGGTCCGGGATGACGCTGGCCTCCCCGAAGTGGATCGGCCCCTCGGGCATGGGGTGGAACTCCCACGGGTGCAGGTAGAAGCACAGGAACGGCTCCACGTCGCGCTGGCGGCAGTAGGCGATGTAGCCGTCAATGTGCCTGAGGACAGCCTCGGCGCTCTCGGTGCGGAAGAGAGGCCACTGGTCCATGTCCCGACCGTACTGGTCGTGGGACTCCATGGACAGATCGGCGAAGTTCGGCAGTTCGGCGATGCGCATGTCGCCCACTTGGGTCCAGTCCGTCCGATTGGGGTGGTAAGGGCGCAGCCGCTCGCGGTAGAAGTACATGGGGTAG
This genomic window from Anaerolineae bacterium contains:
- a CDS encoding fructose-bisphosphate aldolase is translated as MAPLGKLVRMGRLLNQDSGRVFTVALDHAPSYGVLPGLEDIRAAIAQVAGGGPDALLLMKGTAERCFEPYAGRIALILKSSTLSPYHPERDVWVSHMEDALRLGADAIAMALTVGSPEQPQLLEGLAALVREAEAVGMPVVVHAYPNGSLVPPEERYTAARVAYASRLAMELGVDVIKTFYTGSAESFAQVVEAAAPALVVAAGGARCDTPLEALTMAYNVVAAGGAGVTFGRNVWQSQNPRRMVQALAEVVHRGATPEQAERMMRDA
- a CDS encoding polysaccharide deacetylase family protein — translated: MAGIQAVLGFDMETDVGSFTPFYEGLARGTPIILEVLARHGISATFFFTGDAARQHPEVAIRVKDAGHEIGAHSLYHETVGDPLFDIPGLYPLLPEEVPNRLRRATEWVQEATGVRPVSFRAPRLFGSTAVVNALEDLGYVADATYPMYFYRERLRPYHPNRTDWTQVGDMRIAELPNFADLSMESHDQYGRDMDQWPLFRTESAEAVLRHIDGYIAYCRQRDVEPFLCFYLHPWEFHPMPEGPIHFGEASVIPDPFIVKNCGPYAVEQLDALVSALLARGTEFMQARQAAALA
- the dhaL gene encoding dihydroxyacetone kinase subunit L — translated: MLLHVAARMQETADLLTQADRAVGDGDHGVGMARGFAAVAARLRSAEIDLPGDALQAAGTALLTSVGGAAGAIFGTLFRAGAAALRGRETLDAAGLADFLEEALTAVQRRGKAAPGDKTVVDALAPAAEAARSNREAPLPEALRAAGEAAWSGVEATKSMVARIGKAKTLGERSLGHPDPGALSLCLILRYMLEYLTGLGQT
- a CDS encoding DUF4432 family protein, whose product is MANDFAVQLEPRFFGESERALLQSDDLTASIWRYDSGVEGLRLRNDLGEVVLLPFQGQQVWSANFAGRELTMRSMFSDPRATRDYLSNYGGFLLHCGVTAMGVPSEKDTHPLHGELPNAPYQKAWLVAGEDEHGRYLGLSGEYQHTVAFNHNYVAVPLLKLYSGSTLLRSEFSVTNLKNTDMELMYLAHINFRPVDYGRLVYTAPCTPEHARVRRSIPSHVQVPPGYREFLDRLQADPTLHNVLSPDLPYDPEAVLTLDYLADEEGWAHTMQVHPDGYADYVAHRPEQLDKGIRWICRTPDQDALGIVLPATAEPEGYAAEKAKGNIKVLGPGGTWSCHMVMGALTAAQAADMEARIARVLGGRPGG
- a CDS encoding dihydroxyacetone kinase subunit DhaK encodes the protein MPRAKKILNDPSRAVPELLEGLVAAYGGSMRLLEPTGALAKAHIPEGKVALLIGGGSGHEPLFPAFIGDNLADGAACGHVFAAPTPDVILAATRAVHRGAGVLYLYGNYAGDNMNFDIAAELAMEEGIRVETVRVWDDVAAAPPERLEDRRGIAGDLFVIKVAGAAAAALGELGEVARVTAKARDHTRSMGVAVAAGSIPETGEPTFELGEDEIEIGMGLHGEPGVARGPMMLADALVDQMLERILADPPAGRLESRLFRPGDEVCLLVNDLGSTTWMELLVACRRAHQVLAREGLQAHDTVVGSFCTCQEMAGFSLTLLRLDEELKAYYDAPCSSLGLSRR